The Streptomyces sp. NBC_00670 genome window below encodes:
- a CDS encoding protein-tyrosine phosphatase family protein: MTDDTWRAGDPGVLRLPSGRLVRGRGLRRPLPPGSTPRYGVYLLGGRPPETDWESCWLRWPDFRLPADRARAREVLTDAWERAGAERVELACGGGRGRTGTALACLAVLDGVPAEDAVAFVRRHYDRRAVETPWQKRYVRGFGRG, translated from the coding sequence ATGACCGACGACACCTGGCGGGCCGGTGACCCCGGCGTCCTGCGACTGCCCTCGGGCCGGCTGGTCCGGGGGCGCGGACTGCGGCGCCCGCTGCCGCCGGGCAGCACGCCGCGGTACGGGGTCTATCTGCTCGGCGGCCGGCCGCCGGAGACCGACTGGGAGTCCTGCTGGCTGCGCTGGCCGGACTTCCGGCTGCCCGCCGACCGCGCGCGGGCCCGCGAGGTGCTCACCGACGCGTGGGAGCGGGCCGGTGCCGAACGCGTCGAGCTCGCCTGCGGCGGCGGACGCGGGCGGACCGGCACGGCGCTGGCCTGCCTCGCGGTCCTCGACGGCGTACCGGCCGAGGACGCGGTGGCGTTCGTCCGGCGGCACTACGACCGGCGGGCGGTGGAGACGCCGTGGCAGAAGCGGTACGTACGGGGGTTCGGGCGGGGCTGA
- a CDS encoding helix-turn-helix transcriptional regulator, with protein MGRESKEPGRTRPTPLVAREDLAATARDQLTRGGSVLLHGPAGIGKSTVLRTLATEHATTAATVLRCSATESESHLPFLALADLLGLVAADVADHLPTAQRTALESALTGRGESTLERDGLALRLAVLSTLRALAARGPVLIVADDLQWLDPASTELLGFAARRLGDMPIRMLCAVRTETDPRSPGPEHDRFLRATPPDTLAVRVGPLSRPQTAELLTRRGFGALPRSTVRDIHRTSGGNPLFALELGRALADSPVPPSPGEPLPVPTSLRALVLNRLEALPAEARRTLLVASAGARPTPALLRAAGRENAEAEIAQAAALGLLVTDRDSPGVRFAHPLISAALYAEAGPQERRSAHAALSTAASDPIERARHLALATPGTDPGVAERLGEAAAAARERGAPSVAAGLGLLAARHTPADADPSPSARRLQAAEDALIAGETDLARNLARQVLADATGPAERVRAWIVVIESAGHALGEVDAAYPQALADAGEDPRLLALVHYQLAWRAMLYEGDFAEARQEAARAAALAERAGDRRTELMALAFQAQAETLMGHPDAPATIKRALKEPQDPRVACDHNGAGSARFRWLIMSDRLAEARTTISALLREVRRRGMVESEVHFLRGLAETELRSGHCARALDLARESLRLARDTGIGQAAAAMFTSLAEAAGGDVDRALALAREAVARAEDHGDQVYLSRALGALGHAQLVAGDAAGAVRSLRRVRGLEEQLGVTDPARGRWHGDLAEALVRVGEPAEAQRLVEVTRVRASALGRESVLAVLDRAEALVRAARGDVDGAVRQLTSARDRLGRLGYGLEEARAVYALAGLAGPAGLRGRRPGGASYEEAARLFRRCRAVPWLRQVEAEPVDGAGGSAATRVGVSPGAAALGGLAATERQVAALVMEGATNREIAARLFISVKTVEATLTRVYRKLGIRSRVDIVRLAATRRVE; from the coding sequence GTGGGACGCGAGTCCAAAGAACCCGGCAGAACCCGCCCCACCCCCCTCGTCGCCCGCGAGGACCTCGCCGCCACCGCCCGCGACCAACTCACCCGCGGCGGCAGCGTCCTCCTCCACGGCCCCGCCGGCATCGGCAAGTCCACCGTCCTGCGCACCCTCGCCACCGAGCACGCCACCACCGCGGCCACCGTCCTGCGCTGCTCCGCCACCGAGTCCGAGTCCCACCTCCCCTTCCTCGCCCTCGCCGACCTCCTCGGCCTGGTCGCCGCCGACGTCGCCGACCACCTCCCCACCGCCCAGCGCACCGCGCTGGAATCCGCGCTCACCGGCCGCGGCGAGTCCACCCTGGAGCGGGACGGCCTCGCGCTGCGCCTCGCCGTCCTGTCCACCCTCCGCGCACTCGCCGCCCGCGGCCCCGTCCTGATCGTCGCCGACGACCTCCAGTGGCTGGACCCCGCCAGCACCGAACTCCTCGGCTTCGCCGCCCGCCGCCTGGGCGACATGCCGATCCGGATGCTGTGCGCCGTCCGCACCGAGACCGACCCCCGCAGCCCGGGCCCCGAGCACGACCGTTTCCTGCGCGCCACACCCCCGGACACCCTCGCCGTCCGCGTCGGCCCGCTCTCCCGCCCGCAGACCGCCGAACTCCTCACCCGCCGCGGCTTCGGCGCGCTGCCCCGCTCCACCGTGCGGGACATCCACCGCACCTCCGGCGGCAACCCCCTCTTCGCCCTCGAACTGGGCCGCGCGCTCGCCGACAGCCCCGTCCCGCCGAGCCCCGGCGAACCCCTGCCCGTGCCGACCTCGCTGCGCGCCCTCGTCCTCAACCGGCTGGAGGCGCTGCCCGCCGAGGCCCGCCGCACCCTCCTCGTCGCCAGCGCCGGTGCCCGCCCCACCCCCGCCCTGCTGCGCGCCGCGGGCCGGGAGAACGCGGAGGCGGAGATCGCGCAGGCCGCCGCGCTCGGGCTGCTGGTGACCGACCGGGACTCCCCCGGCGTACGGTTCGCGCACCCGCTGATCTCGGCGGCCCTGTACGCGGAGGCGGGCCCGCAGGAGCGGCGCTCGGCACACGCGGCGCTGTCCACGGCCGCCTCCGACCCGATCGAACGCGCCCGGCACCTGGCCCTGGCCACCCCCGGCACCGACCCCGGCGTCGCCGAGCGGCTCGGCGAGGCCGCCGCCGCGGCCCGCGAGCGCGGGGCCCCCTCGGTGGCCGCCGGGCTCGGCCTGCTCGCCGCCCGGCACACCCCGGCGGACGCCGACCCGAGCCCCTCCGCACGGCGGCTCCAGGCGGCCGAGGACGCGCTGATCGCCGGCGAGACCGACCTCGCCCGCAACCTCGCCCGCCAGGTACTGGCCGACGCCACCGGGCCCGCCGAGCGCGTACGCGCCTGGATCGTCGTCATCGAGTCGGCCGGGCACGCGCTCGGCGAGGTCGACGCCGCCTACCCGCAGGCGCTCGCCGACGCCGGCGAGGACCCCCGGCTGCTCGCCCTCGTCCACTACCAGCTCGCCTGGCGGGCCATGCTCTACGAGGGCGACTTCGCCGAGGCCCGGCAGGAGGCCGCGCGGGCCGCCGCGCTGGCCGAGCGGGCCGGCGACCGGCGCACCGAACTGATGGCGCTCGCCTTCCAGGCGCAGGCCGAGACGCTGATGGGCCACCCGGACGCCCCCGCCACCATCAAGCGGGCGCTGAAGGAGCCGCAGGACCCGCGGGTCGCCTGCGACCACAACGGCGCCGGGTCGGCCCGCTTCCGCTGGCTGATCATGAGCGACCGGCTCGCCGAGGCCCGCACCACCATCAGCGCGCTGCTGCGCGAGGTGCGCCGGCGCGGCATGGTCGAGAGCGAGGTGCACTTCCTGCGCGGCCTGGCCGAGACGGAGCTGCGCTCCGGGCACTGCGCCCGCGCCCTCGACCTGGCCCGGGAGAGCCTGCGGCTGGCCCGTGACACCGGGATCGGCCAGGCCGCGGCGGCGATGTTCACCTCGCTCGCCGAGGCGGCGGGCGGTGACGTGGACCGGGCCCTCGCGCTGGCCCGGGAGGCGGTGGCGCGCGCCGAGGACCACGGTGACCAGGTGTACCTCTCCCGAGCACTGGGCGCGCTCGGGCACGCCCAGCTGGTGGCCGGGGACGCGGCGGGTGCGGTGCGGTCGCTGCGGCGGGTGCGGGGCCTGGAGGAGCAGCTCGGCGTCACCGACCCGGCGCGCGGCCGCTGGCACGGCGACCTCGCCGAGGCGCTGGTGCGGGTCGGGGAGCCGGCGGAGGCGCAGCGGCTCGTCGAGGTCACGCGCGTACGGGCGTCCGCGCTCGGGCGGGAGAGCGTGCTGGCGGTGCTGGACCGGGCGGAGGCCCTGGTGCGGGCCGCGCGGGGCGACGTCGACGGGGCGGTACGGCAGCTGACGTCGGCGCGGGACCGGTTGGGGCGGCTCGGGTACGGGTTGGAGGAGGCGCGGGCGGTGTACGCGCTGGCGGGGCTGGCCGGGCCGGCCGGGCTGCGGGGGCGGCGGCCGGGGGGTGCGTCCTACGAGGAGGCGGCGCGGTTGTTCCGGCGGTGCCGGGCGGTGCCGTGGTTGCGGCAGGTGGAGGCGGAGCCGGTGGACGGGGCGGGGGGCTCGGCGGCGACACGGGTGGGGGTGTCGCCGGGGGCGGCGGCGCTGGGGGGCCTTGCGGCCACGGAGCGGCAGGTGGCGGCGCTGGTGATGGAGGGGGCGACGAACCGGGAGATCGCGGCGCGGCTGTTCATCAGTGTGAAGACGGTGGAGGCGACGCTGACGAGGGTGTACCGGAAGCTGGGGATCCGCTCCCGGGTGGACATCGTGCGGCTGGCGGCGACGCGGCGCGTGGAGTGA
- a CDS encoding TOBE domain-containing protein: MQSYTIGQAARLLGVSPDTARRWADAGRMATHRDEGGRRLIDGRDLAAFSVELARTGGTADGGDGLPSYTSVRNAFPGIVTAVKLGDVAAQVEIQAGPHRLVSLLTREAVEELGLEVGVEATARVKSTNVHIDRA, translated from the coding sequence ATGCAGTCCTACACCATCGGCCAGGCCGCCCGCCTGCTCGGCGTCAGCCCGGACACCGCGCGCCGCTGGGCCGACGCCGGCCGCATGGCCACCCATCGCGACGAGGGCGGACGCCGCCTCATCGACGGCCGCGACCTCGCCGCCTTCTCCGTGGAGCTCGCCCGTACCGGCGGCACGGCGGACGGCGGCGACGGCCTCCCCTCGTACACCTCGGTCCGCAACGCGTTCCCCGGCATCGTCACGGCCGTCAAGCTCGGCGACGTGGCCGCGCAGGTGGAGATCCAGGCGGGCCCGCACCGTCTGGTCTCGCTGCTGACCCGCGAGGCGGTGGAGGAGCTGGGCCTGGAGGTGGGCGTGGAGGCCACGGCCCGGGTGAAGTCGACCAACGTGCACATCGACCGGGCCTGA